The Clostridiales bacterium FE2011 sequence ACCCTTCATCGGAATACCTGCCTGTTTCATGACTGCATAGCTGATTTTTTCAGGCAAAATCCCGTCAAGCAGGCTCACAGGAGAAAGATCGTACAGCATGACCTGCCTTCTTCTGATTTCATTCATCAGGTCTTCCCGACTTTCATATATTCCATCCAGAAAATTGATCTCCAGATGTGTATTCCTGCCAGCTGTGAATCTTGCGCACTGCATCACACAGATTCCGCTTATACCATACTCGGTAAAAAGAATTTCTCCCTTTTCCTGATGGAGAACACTGGTTCCTTCATACAAGGAAACAGCGCATCGGATCCTGATTCCGGAAAGTCCTGAAATGCTTTTTTTGTCAGTTGTAAGGGAAACAAGTGAAGGAAGCACGGGAATGATATGATGACCCATTGATTCAAGCAGCCTGTAACCATCCGTTGATCCCCCAAGCTTCGGCTGTGCAGCCCCTCCGCAGGCAATAATGACTTTTTCAGATATTATTTCTTCGTCATGACTGCCCCTGATGATGAATTGATCCTTATTCCTGTTAATGTCGGCGGTTTCAAAACCTTTAATCATCGATACGCCTGTAATTCTCGCGGCATTTCTCAGAACTGCCAATACCGAAACCGCCTGGTATGTTACAGGATATACCCTTCCCTCCGGATCCTGTGTCATGACCAGGCCATATTGTTTAAAAAACGATTCGATTTTCCTGACAGGGCATTGTTCCAGAACGGCTGCAGCAAAGTCAGGATCACCATAATATACAGGAGTTCCTTTGTTCATCAGATTGCAGCGTCCGTTGCCCGAAGCAAGGATTTTTCTGCCCGGTCTGTCACTTTTTTCAAGCAGGATGACATTCAGGCCGCGGGATGCTGCGTTAACTGCAGCTGTCAGTCCGGCCGCTCCTGCGCCGATGACTGTTAGCTCCGTTTTCATCGCTTAAGCCAACACCTTCCAACAAATCAGAATTCGGTCTGTTCTTCTAAATGATATACAGACTTCAGTTCGTTTGTCAAGCTGCCGTCTTTTTCATAAATAATCATAGGCTTCATCGGATGCAGGGTCGGTCGTGCATCCTTCACAGCTTCAATCATCACTAGATTTGCAGGTTTATGAATGTATGGATAAACCATCTGAAATCTTTTCGGTTCCAGATGGTATTTTTGCAAAAGCTTCATGATGTATAACATCTGAGGTGCCGGATATACAATGTATATTTTCCCTCTTCCTTTCAAAATGGAAAATGCTCCTTTAAGCAAATGATCCATCGTTTTCTGATCCTGATTCCTGGCAATTGCCTTTTGCCTGCTCGGACTGGCCAGAGCGGAATCAGGCTGGCCGTACGGAGGATTGCATATGATTTTGTCAACAGAGCAGGGTTCAATGTAACTGGATGCTTCAACAGCATCT is a genomic window containing:
- a CDS encoding aminoacetone oxidase family FAD-binding enzyme — translated: MKTELTVIGAGAAGLTAAVNAASRGLNVILLEKSDRPGRKILASGNGRCNLMNKGTPVYYGDPDFAAAVLEQCPVRKIESFFKQYGLVMTQDPEGRVYPVTYQAVSVLAVLRNAARITGVSMIKGFETADINRNKDQFIIRGSHDEEIISEKVIIACGGAAQPKLGGSTDGYRLLESMGHHIIPVLPSLVSLTTDKKSISGLSGIRIRCAVSLYEGTSVLHQEKGEILFTEYGISGICVMQCARFTAGRNTHLEINFLDGIYESREDLMNEIRRRQVMLYDLSPVSLLDGILPEKISYAVMKQAGIPMKGENAGSLTDNDLRRIAETVQCYRVYITGTRGMDYAQVTAGGADCREFHSETMESRIIPGMYAAGEVLNVDGDCGGFNLMFAFASGIIAGGSV
- a CDS encoding methyltransferase — translated: MSIILKEDETIEDLQLEGLRLIQKKDSFRFGMDSVILAHFAEIRENDIVADFGTGNGVLVLLLKGRKKGKRYYALDIQQEAAELTERNIRLNHLEDVVTVIHSDAVEASSYIEPCSVDKIICNPPYGQPDSALASPSRQKAIARNQDQKTMDHLLKGAFSILKGRGKIYIVYPAPQMLYIMKLLQKYHLEPKRFQMVYPYIHKPANLVMIEAVKDARPTLHPMKPMIIYEKDGSLTNELKSVYHLEEQTEF